The Streptomyces sp. P9-A4 genome contains a region encoding:
- the opcA gene encoding glucose-6-phosphate dehydrogenase assembly protein OpcA, giving the protein MKTDLTDTTSSKINKALVLGRRAIGTPAVGMVLTLVIVTDEENAYDALKAANEASREHPSRTLVVIKRVSRSPRDRSQARLDAEVRLGADASTGETVVLRLYGEIGDHAQSVVLPLLLPDAPVVVWWPVNAPSDPAKDPLGALAQRRVTDTYAAEQPIHELTARADAYTPGDTDLSWTRITPWRSMLAAALDQVVCEVTSAEVEGEEFNPSVELLAMWLADRLRIPVRRSKSAGPGLTSVRMETSSGPIVLDRPDGSLATLSIQGQPDRAVALKRRETSELIAEELRRLDPDDTYATALKFGLERLDEEAALTAPEPEAVAETVVGTAEEPAGAPAEAAPAKPAAKKATAKKAAAK; this is encoded by the coding sequence ATGAAGACCGACCTGACGGACACCACGTCCTCCAAGATCAACAAGGCGCTGGTGCTCGGGCGGCGGGCGATCGGCACCCCGGCCGTCGGCATGGTGCTCACCCTCGTCATCGTCACCGACGAGGAGAACGCCTACGACGCGCTGAAGGCGGCCAACGAGGCGTCCCGCGAGCACCCCTCGCGGACCCTCGTCGTCATCAAGCGGGTCTCGCGCTCCCCGCGGGACCGTTCCCAGGCGCGGCTCGACGCCGAGGTCCGCCTCGGCGCCGACGCCAGCACCGGCGAGACGGTGGTCCTCCGGCTGTACGGCGAGATCGGCGACCACGCCCAGTCGGTGGTCCTGCCGCTGCTCCTGCCGGACGCGCCGGTCGTCGTCTGGTGGCCGGTGAACGCGCCGAGCGACCCGGCGAAGGACCCGCTGGGCGCGCTCGCCCAGCGCCGGGTCACCGACACGTACGCCGCCGAGCAGCCCATCCACGAGCTGACCGCGCGCGCGGACGCGTACACCCCGGGCGACACGGACCTCTCGTGGACCCGGATCACCCCGTGGCGCTCCATGCTGGCCGCCGCGCTCGACCAGGTCGTGTGCGAGGTGACCTCCGCCGAGGTGGAGGGCGAGGAGTTCAACCCCAGCGTCGAGCTGCTCGCGATGTGGCTCGCGGACCGGCTGAGGATTCCCGTGCGGCGCTCGAAGTCGGCGGGCCCCGGTCTCACCTCCGTACGGATGGAGACCAGCTCCGGCCCGATCGTGCTGGACCGCCCGGACGGCTCGCTCGCGACGCTCTCCATCCAGGGGCAGCCGGACCGTGCCGTGGCGCTCAAGCGCCGCGAGACGTCCGAGCTGATCGCGGAGGAGCTGCGCCGGCTCGACCCGGACGACACCTACGCGACGGCGCTCAAGTTCGGTCTCGAACGGCTGGACGAGGAGGCGGCGTTGACCGCTCCCGAGCCCGAGGCGGTCGCCGAGACCGTCGTCGGGACGGCCGAGGAGCCGGCCGGCGCGCCCGCCGAGGCCGCGCCCGCCAAGCCCGCCGCGAAGAAGGCCACGGCAAAGAAGGCGGCGGCCAAGTGA
- the secG gene encoding preprotein translocase subunit SecG encodes MGFSIALIVFSALLMLLVLMHKGKGGGLSDMFGGGMQSSVGGSSVAERNLDRITVVIGLLWFACIVVLGLLMKLDG; translated from the coding sequence ATGGGGTTCTCGATCGCCCTGATCGTCTTCAGCGCGCTGCTGATGCTGCTCGTGCTGATGCACAAGGGGAAGGGTGGCGGCCTCTCCGACATGTTCGGTGGCGGCATGCAGTCCTCCGTGGGTGGCTCCTCGGTCGCCGAGCGCAACCTGGACCGGATCACCGTCGTGATCGGTCTGCTCTGGTTCGCCTGCATTGTGGTACTTGGTCTGCTGATGAAGTTGGACGGGTAA
- the zwf gene encoding glucose-6-phosphate dehydrogenase: MSAVHGANPLRDAADRRLPRIAGPSGLVIFGVTGDLSRKKLMPAVYDLANRGLLPPGFSLIGFARREWQDEDFAQEVHDAVEQHARTPFREEVWQQLIQGMRFVQGDFDDDEAFEQLKATIEELDKAQGTGGNFAFYLSVPPKFFPKVVQQLKKHGLADQKDGSWRRAVIEKPFGHDLVSAKELNEVVHEVFPPDEVFRIDHYLGKETVQNILALRFANTLFEPIWNRSYVDHVQITMAEDIGIGGRAGYYDGIGAARDVIQNHLLQLLALTAMEEPASFDADALAAEKTKVLGAVKLPKDLGESTVRGQYAAGWQGGAKAVGYLEEDGIDPQSKTDTYAAVKLEIDNRRWAGVPFYLRTGKRLGRRVTEIAVVFQRAPHSIFDHTATEELGRNAIVIRVQPDEGVTMRFGSKVPGTQMEIRDVSMDFAYGESFTESSPEAYERLILDVLLGDSNLFPRVEEVELSWKILDPIEQFWDKHGKPAQYQSGTWGPVEADEMLARDGRSWRRP; the protein is encoded by the coding sequence TTGAGCGCAGTCCACGGAGCCAACCCGCTCCGTGACGCCGCAGACCGACGGCTCCCGCGCATCGCGGGGCCGTCGGGTCTGGTGATCTTCGGCGTCACGGGCGATTTGTCCCGTAAGAAGCTGATGCCTGCCGTCTACGACCTGGCCAACCGCGGCCTGCTGCCGCCGGGCTTCTCGCTCATCGGCTTCGCCCGGCGCGAGTGGCAGGACGAGGACTTCGCGCAGGAGGTCCACGACGCCGTCGAGCAGCACGCGCGCACCCCGTTCCGCGAGGAGGTGTGGCAGCAGCTGATCCAGGGGATGCGTTTCGTCCAGGGCGACTTCGACGACGACGAGGCCTTCGAGCAGCTCAAGGCCACCATCGAGGAGCTGGACAAGGCGCAGGGCACCGGGGGCAACTTCGCCTTCTACCTGTCCGTGCCGCCGAAGTTCTTCCCCAAGGTCGTCCAGCAGCTCAAGAAGCACGGGCTCGCCGACCAGAAGGACGGCTCCTGGCGCCGCGCGGTCATCGAGAAGCCCTTCGGCCACGACCTGGTCTCCGCCAAGGAGCTGAACGAGGTCGTCCACGAGGTCTTCCCGCCCGACGAGGTCTTCCGGATCGACCACTACCTCGGCAAGGAGACCGTCCAGAACATCCTGGCGCTCCGCTTCGCCAACACCCTCTTCGAGCCGATCTGGAACCGGTCGTACGTCGACCACGTGCAGATCACCATGGCCGAGGACATCGGCATCGGTGGCCGCGCCGGCTACTACGACGGCATCGGCGCCGCCCGTGACGTCATCCAGAACCACCTGCTCCAGCTGCTCGCGCTGACCGCGATGGAGGAGCCCGCCTCCTTCGACGCCGACGCGCTCGCGGCCGAGAAGACCAAGGTCCTCGGCGCGGTGAAGCTGCCCAAGGACCTGGGCGAGTCCACGGTCCGCGGCCAGTACGCGGCCGGGTGGCAGGGCGGCGCGAAGGCCGTCGGCTACCTGGAGGAAGACGGCATCGACCCCCAGTCGAAGACCGACACCTACGCGGCCGTGAAGCTGGAGATCGACAACCGCCGCTGGGCGGGCGTCCCCTTCTACCTGCGCACCGGCAAGCGGCTCGGCCGCCGCGTGACCGAGATCGCGGTGGTCTTCCAGCGCGCCCCGCACTCCATCTTCGACCACACCGCGACCGAGGAACTCGGCCGCAACGCCATCGTCATCCGGGTCCAGCCGGACGAGGGCGTGACGATGCGGTTCGGCTCCAAGGTGCCCGGCACCCAGATGGAGATCCGGGACGTGTCGATGGACTTCGCGTACGGCGAGTCCTTCACGGAGTCCAGCCCCGAGGCGTACGAGCGGCTCATCCTCGACGTCCTGCTCGGCGACTCGAACCTCTTCCCGCGCGTCGAGGAGGTCGAGCTGTCCTGGAAGATCCTCGACCCGATCGAGCAGTTCTGGGACAAGCACGGCAAGCCCGCGCAGTACCAGTCCGGGACCTGGGGTCCGGTCGAGGCGGACGAGATGCTCGCACGAGACGGACGGAGCTGGCGCCGGCCATGA
- a CDS encoding PH domain-containing protein codes for MTGENAVRLRPPRNAVDERAVTWWRSRLLAATAVPVLVLAVLGALIGPARFWLLLSAGAVAAMGLGCTAFLPAWWFRVHRWEITEDAVYVRTGAFWQEWRIAPMSRIQTVDTSRGPLEQLFRLATVTVTTASSKGAIRIEGLDHELAAGLAERLTLITQATPGDAT; via the coding sequence ATGACGGGGGAGAACGCGGTGCGGCTGCGGCCGCCCAGGAACGCCGTGGACGAGCGGGCCGTCACCTGGTGGCGCAGCCGGCTCCTGGCGGCCACCGCCGTACCGGTGCTGGTCCTCGCCGTCCTCGGCGCCCTGATCGGGCCGGCCAGGTTCTGGCTGCTCCTGTCGGCCGGAGCCGTCGCGGCCATGGGCCTCGGCTGCACCGCGTTCCTCCCCGCCTGGTGGTTCCGCGTACACCGCTGGGAGATCACCGAGGACGCCGTCTACGTCCGCACAGGGGCCTTCTGGCAGGAGTGGCGGATCGCGCCGATGTCACGGATCCAGACCGTCGACACCTCACGGGGGCCGCTGGAACAGCTGTTCCGGCTGGCCACCGTGACGGTGACCACCGCCTCCTCCAAGGGCGCCATCCGGATCGAGGGCCTCGACCACGAGCTGGCCGCCGGCCTCGCCGAACGGCTGACCCTGATCACCCAGGCCACCCCCGGAGACGCCACATGA
- a CDS encoding RNA polymerase-binding protein RbpA translates to MASGNAIRGSRVGAGPMGEAERGESAPRARISFWCSNGHETQPSFASDAAVPETWDCPRCGFPAGQDRDNPPDPPRTEPYKTHLAYVRERRSDADGEAILAEALAKLRGEI, encoded by the coding sequence GTGGCAAGTGGCAACGCGATCCGGGGAAGCCGGGTCGGAGCGGGGCCGATGGGCGAGGCCGAGCGGGGCGAATCGGCGCCGCGCGCCCGCATCTCCTTCTGGTGCTCGAACGGGCACGAGACGCAGCCGAGCTTCGCCAGCGACGCGGCGGTCCCGGAGACCTGGGACTGCCCGCGCTGCGGCTTCCCGGCAGGTCAGGACCGGGACAACCCGCCGGACCCGCCGCGCACGGAGCCGTACAAGACCCACCTCGCCTATGTGCGTGAGCGACGCAGCGACGCGGACGGCGAGGCGATCCTCGCCGAGGCGCTCGCCAAGCTGCGCGGCGAGATCTGA
- the tpiA gene encoding triose-phosphate isomerase, with product MSTRTPLMAGNWKMNLNHLEAIAHVQKLAFALTDKDYDACEVAVLVPFTDLRSVQTLIDGDKLKIKYGAQDISAHDSGAYTGEVSGLMLSKLKCAYVAVGHSERRQYHAENDEVCNAKVKAAFKHGVTPILCVGEGLDIRKAGQQVEYTLAQLDGGLKDVPAEQAESIVIAYEPVWAIGTGEVATPEDAQEVCGAIRGRLAELYSQELADKVRIQYGGSVKSGNVAAIMAQPDVDGALVGGAALDADEFVKIARFRDQ from the coding sequence ATGAGCACCCGTACCCCGCTGATGGCGGGCAACTGGAAGATGAACCTCAACCACCTCGAGGCCATCGCCCACGTCCAGAAGCTCGCCTTCGCCCTGACCGACAAGGACTACGACGCCTGTGAGGTCGCGGTCCTGGTCCCCTTCACCGACCTGCGGTCCGTCCAGACCCTGATCGACGGCGACAAGCTCAAGATCAAGTACGGCGCCCAGGACATCTCGGCGCACGACTCCGGTGCCTACACCGGCGAGGTCTCGGGCCTGATGCTGTCCAAGCTGAAGTGCGCCTACGTGGCCGTCGGCCACTCCGAGCGCCGCCAGTACCACGCCGAGAACGACGAGGTCTGCAACGCCAAGGTGAAGGCCGCCTTCAAGCACGGCGTGACCCCGATCCTCTGCGTCGGCGAGGGCCTCGACATCCGCAAGGCCGGCCAGCAGGTCGAGTACACCCTCGCCCAGCTCGACGGCGGCCTCAAGGACGTCCCGGCCGAGCAGGCCGAGTCGATCGTGATCGCCTACGAGCCGGTGTGGGCCATCGGCACCGGCGAGGTCGCGACCCCGGAGGACGCGCAGGAGGTCTGCGGTGCGATCCGCGGCCGTCTCGCGGAGCTGTACTCGCAGGAGCTGGCCGACAAGGTCCGCATCCAGTACGGCGGCTCGGTCAAGTCCGGGAACGTCGCCGCGATCATGGCGCAGCCGGACGTCGACGGCGCCCTGGTGGGCGGCGCGGCGCTGGACGCCGACGAGTTCGTCAAGATCGCCCGCTTCCGCGACCAGTGA
- a CDS encoding PH domain-containing protein: MSEETGAAEDWLRLDPRTVLVRVTLFAGVLGGAALPVAFGLAGTRPLWQAFAWVAAGFALVLGATVVAETVRYRRTRYRVGPERVELHTGLLVVQRRSLARERVRSADLSANLLQRVFGLVKVRVGTGEHTGGESTLELDLVTRSEGERLRHELLARAAAPTGEPDHDNALATLDPRWIRFAPVSFLAPALGGAAVGALMQVSEWFGAQGKVIHWIGDRFEDISLTWMIVDLLLLATLVGAVGALGLWVEMWWNYRLEREPGGTLRVSRGLFTARSVSLEERRLRGIELVQPLGVRLFGAARVDAVATGLAQDDGDKHADLKNLLPPVERDLADRVAAQVLREPEPPTGAPLAAHPRAARDRRVRWALWSVLGPVAVLVLLGLLLTPVLLYVAAGCALVGTPVAVLFALDAYRGLGHGVSGGYLVTRSGTVRRATVALQRSGVIGWTVKQSYFQRRAGILTLTATTAAGAGAYDILDAGRSQGLTFAAEAVPDLLAPFLEPVPDLVPELVPDSVYVREARSTEG; this comes from the coding sequence ATGAGCGAGGAGACGGGAGCCGCCGAGGACTGGCTGCGCCTCGACCCCCGTACCGTCCTCGTCCGGGTCACCCTCTTCGCCGGGGTCCTCGGCGGCGCCGCCCTGCCCGTCGCCTTCGGTCTGGCCGGGACCCGCCCGCTGTGGCAGGCCTTCGCCTGGGTCGCCGCGGGCTTCGCACTCGTCCTCGGCGCCACCGTCGTCGCCGAGACGGTCCGCTACCGCCGCACCCGCTACCGCGTCGGACCCGAGCGGGTCGAACTGCACACCGGCCTCCTCGTCGTCCAGCGCCGCTCCCTCGCCCGTGAGCGCGTCCGCAGCGCCGACCTCAGCGCCAACCTCCTCCAGCGCGTCTTCGGCCTCGTCAAGGTCCGGGTCGGCACCGGCGAGCACACCGGCGGCGAGTCCACCCTCGAACTCGACCTGGTCACCCGGTCCGAGGGCGAGCGGCTCCGGCACGAACTGCTCGCCCGCGCCGCCGCACCCACCGGGGAACCGGACCACGACAACGCCCTCGCCACCCTCGACCCGCGCTGGATCCGCTTCGCCCCCGTCTCCTTCCTGGCCCCCGCCCTCGGCGGCGCGGCCGTCGGCGCCCTCATGCAGGTCAGCGAGTGGTTCGGCGCCCAGGGGAAGGTCATCCACTGGATAGGGGACCGCTTCGAGGACATCTCCCTCACCTGGATGATCGTCGACCTGCTCCTCCTCGCCACCCTCGTCGGCGCCGTCGGAGCCCTCGGCCTCTGGGTCGAGATGTGGTGGAACTACCGCCTGGAGCGCGAGCCCGGCGGCACCCTCCGGGTCTCGCGCGGCCTCTTCACCGCCCGCTCGGTCTCCCTGGAGGAACGCCGACTGCGCGGGATCGAACTGGTCCAGCCGCTCGGCGTCCGGCTGTTCGGGGCGGCCCGCGTCGACGCCGTCGCCACCGGCCTCGCCCAGGACGACGGCGACAAGCACGCCGACCTCAAGAACCTGCTGCCGCCCGTGGAGCGGGACCTCGCCGACCGGGTCGCCGCCCAGGTCCTGCGCGAGCCGGAACCGCCCACCGGGGCGCCCCTCGCCGCCCACCCCCGGGCGGCCCGCGACCGCAGGGTGCGCTGGGCGCTGTGGAGCGTCCTCGGGCCCGTCGCGGTGCTGGTCCTCCTCGGACTGCTCCTCACCCCGGTCCTGCTGTACGTGGCGGCGGGCTGCGCGCTCGTCGGCACCCCGGTCGCCGTGCTGTTCGCCCTGGACGCCTACCGAGGCCTCGGACACGGTGTCAGCGGCGGCTATCTGGTGACCCGTTCGGGTACGGTCCGGCGCGCCACGGTCGCCCTCCAGCGCTCCGGGGTCATCGGCTGGACGGTCAAGCAGTCGTACTTCCAGCGGCGCGCCGGCATCCTCACGCTCACCGCCACGACGGCGGCAGGGGCGGGGGCGTACGACATCCTCGACGCGGGCCGGAGCCAGGGCCTGACCTTCGCCGCCGAGGCCGTACCGGACCTGCTCGCGCCCTTCCTGGAACCCGTACCGGATCTCGTACCGGAGCTCGTGCCCGATTCCGTGTACGTGCGGGAGGCCCGGTCCACCGAGGGGTGA
- the pgi gene encoding glucose-6-phosphate isomerase: MNNQGRTRLNRLPEWAALGKHREQLGDTRLRELFAADPERGTSYALRVGDLYLDYSKQLVTDETLTLLRELAAVTGVAELRDAMFRGEKINTTEDRAVLHTALRAPRDAVIEVDGENVVPGVHAVLDRMGVFADKVRAGGWTGHTGRPIRNIVNIGIGGSDLGPAMAYEVLRSFAQRDLTFRFVSNVDGADLHEAVRDLDPAETLFIVASKTFTTIETITNATSARNWLLTGLRADQDAVAKHFVALSTNAEKVEEFGIDTANMFEFWDWVGGRYSYDSAIGLSLMIAIGPGRFREMLDGFHLVDEHFRTAPPEENAPLLLGLLGVWYGAFFDAQSHAVLPYSHYLSKFTAYLQQLDMESNGKSVDRQGNPVDWQTGPVVWGTPGTNGQHAYYQLIHQGTKVIPADFIGFARPVDDLLPGLAGQHDLLMANFFAQTQALAFGKTADEVRAEGVPEELVPHKTFQGNHPTTTVLADALTPSVLGQLIALYEHKVFVQGAVWNIDSFDQWGVELGKVLAKRIEPVLTGGEGGEQLDSSTAGLVTAYRSLRGR, encoded by the coding sequence ATGAACAACCAAGGCCGCACCAGGCTCAACCGGCTGCCCGAGTGGGCGGCCCTCGGCAAGCACCGTGAGCAGCTGGGCGACACCCGGCTGCGCGAACTGTTCGCCGCCGACCCGGAGCGGGGCACGTCGTACGCCCTGCGCGTCGGCGACCTCTACCTGGACTACTCCAAGCAGCTCGTCACCGACGAGACGCTGACCCTGCTGCGCGAACTGGCCGCCGTCACCGGTGTCGCCGAGCTGCGCGACGCGATGTTCCGCGGCGAGAAGATCAACACCACCGAGGACCGCGCGGTCCTCCACACCGCGCTGCGCGCCCCCCGGGACGCCGTGATCGAGGTCGACGGGGAGAACGTCGTCCCCGGTGTGCACGCCGTCCTCGACAGGATGGGCGTCTTCGCCGACAAGGTCCGCGCCGGCGGGTGGACCGGCCACACCGGCCGCCCGATCCGGAACATCGTCAACATCGGCATCGGCGGCTCCGACCTCGGCCCCGCCATGGCCTACGAGGTCCTGCGCTCCTTCGCCCAGCGGGACCTGACGTTCCGTTTCGTCTCCAACGTCGACGGCGCCGACCTCCACGAGGCCGTCCGCGACCTCGACCCCGCCGAGACGCTGTTCATCGTCGCCTCGAAGACCTTCACCACCATCGAGACGATCACCAACGCCACCTCCGCGCGCAACTGGCTCCTCACCGGCCTCCGGGCCGACCAGGACGCCGTGGCCAAGCACTTCGTCGCCCTCTCGACCAACGCCGAGAAGGTCGAGGAGTTCGGCATCGACACCGCGAACATGTTCGAGTTCTGGGACTGGGTCGGCGGCCGCTACTCCTACGACTCCGCCATCGGCCTCTCCCTGATGATCGCCATCGGACCGGGGCGCTTCCGCGAGATGCTCGACGGCTTCCACCTCGTCGACGAGCACTTCCGCACCGCCCCGCCCGAGGAGAACGCGCCGCTGCTGCTCGGCCTCCTCGGCGTCTGGTACGGCGCCTTCTTCGACGCCCAGTCGCACGCGGTGCTGCCGTACTCCCACTACCTGTCCAAGTTCACCGCCTACCTCCAGCAGCTGGACATGGAGTCCAACGGCAAGTCGGTGGACCGCCAGGGCAACCCGGTCGACTGGCAGACCGGACCCGTCGTCTGGGGCACCCCCGGCACCAACGGGCAGCACGCGTACTACCAGTTGATCCACCAGGGAACCAAGGTCATCCCCGCCGACTTCATCGGCTTCGCCCGGCCCGTCGACGACCTGCTGCCCGGCCTGGCCGGCCAGCACGACCTGCTCATGGCCAACTTCTTCGCCCAGACCCAGGCGCTGGCCTTCGGCAAGACCGCCGACGAGGTACGGGCCGAGGGTGTCCCCGAGGAACTGGTCCCGCACAAGACCTTCCAGGGCAACCACCCCACCACCACCGTCCTCGCCGACGCGCTCACCCCGTCCGTCCTCGGCCAGCTGATCGCCCTGTACGAGCACAAGGTCTTCGTCCAGGGCGCGGTCTGGAACATCGACTCCTTCGACCAGTGGGGCGTCGAACTCGGCAAGGTCCTCGCCAAGCGGATCGAGCCGGTCCTGACCGGAGGAGAGGGCGGGGAGCAACTCGACAGCTCCACCGCCGGACTGGTGACCGCCTACCGCTCGCTGCGCGGAAGGTAG
- the tal gene encoding transaldolase — translation MTDALKRLSDEGVAIWLDDLSRKRITSGNLAELIDQSHVVGVTTNPSIFQKAISHGDGYEQQLADLAARKVTVDEAIRMITTADVRDAADILRPVFEATDGQDGRVSIEVDPRLAHETTATVAEAKQLAWLVDRPNTLIKIPATKAGLPAITEVIGLGISVNVTLIFSLERYRAVMDAYLAGLEKARERGLDLSKIHSVASFFVSRVDSEIDKRLDGIGTDEAKALKGKAALANARLAYEAYEEVFSSERWAALDKAQANKQRPLWASTGVKDPAYKDTLYVVDLVAPGTVNTMPEATLEATADHGVVSGDTVRGTYDQSRAELAAVEKLGIAYDDVVQLLEDEGVEKFESSWNDLLKSTEAELSRLAPSEA, via the coding sequence ATGACAGACGCTCTCAAGCGCCTCTCCGACGAAGGCGTCGCGATCTGGCTGGACGACCTCTCGCGCAAGCGGATCACGTCCGGCAACCTGGCCGAGCTCATCGACCAGAGCCATGTGGTCGGTGTGACCACCAACCCGTCGATCTTCCAGAAGGCCATCTCGCACGGTGACGGTTACGAGCAGCAGCTCGCCGACCTCGCCGCCCGCAAGGTGACCGTCGACGAGGCCATCCGCATGATCACGACGGCGGACGTCCGCGACGCCGCCGACATCCTGCGGCCGGTCTTCGAGGCGACCGACGGCCAGGACGGCCGGGTCTCCATCGAGGTCGACCCCCGTCTCGCCCACGAGACGACCGCCACCGTCGCCGAGGCCAAGCAGCTGGCCTGGCTGGTGGACCGCCCGAACACGCTCATCAAGATCCCGGCCACCAAGGCGGGTCTGCCGGCGATCACCGAGGTCATCGGCCTCGGCATCAGCGTCAACGTGACGCTGATCTTCTCGCTGGAGCGCTACCGCGCGGTCATGGACGCCTACCTGGCGGGCCTGGAGAAGGCCCGCGAGCGCGGCCTCGACCTCTCCAAGATCCACTCGGTGGCCTCCTTCTTCGTGTCCCGGGTGGACTCGGAGATCGACAAGCGCCTGGACGGCATCGGCACCGACGAGGCGAAGGCCCTCAAGGGCAAGGCCGCGCTGGCCAACGCCCGCCTCGCCTACGAGGCTTACGAGGAGGTCTTCTCCTCGGAGCGCTGGGCCGCCCTCGACAAGGCGCAGGCCAACAAGCAGCGTCCGCTGTGGGCCTCGACCGGCGTCAAGGACCCGGCGTACAAGGACACCCTGTACGTCGTGGACCTGGTCGCCCCCGGCACGGTCAACACCATGCCGGAGGCCACCCTGGAGGCCACCGCCGACCACGGCGTCGTCTCCGGTGACACCGTGCGCGGCACGTACGACCAGTCGCGCGCCGAGCTGGCCGCCGTCGAGAAGCTGGGCATCGCCTACGACGACGTCGTCCAGCTCCTGGAGGACGAGGGCGTCGAGAAGTTCGAGTCGTCCTGGAACGACCTGCTCAAGTCCACCGAGGCGGAGCTCTCGCGCCTCGCACCTTCGGAGGCGTAA
- the pgl gene encoding 6-phosphogluconolactonase: MSAPQLVVHRDKELMAEAAAARLITRIVDAQALRGSASVVLTGGRNGNGLLAALGSTPARDAIDWSRLDLWWGDERYLPEGDPERNVTQAREALLDRVPLDPARVHAMPASDGPYGADVDAAAASYAAELAAAGDGAVPAFDVLMLGVGPDTHVASLFPELPAVRETERTVVGVHGAPKPPPVRISLTLPAIRSAKEVWLLAAGEDKAKAAAIALSGAGEVQAPAAGAYGRSRTLWLLDAAAASELPRSLYPPASA; this comes from the coding sequence GTGAGCGCCCCTCAGCTGGTCGTCCACCGTGACAAGGAACTGATGGCCGAGGCCGCCGCGGCCCGGCTGATCACGAGGATCGTGGACGCCCAGGCCCTCCGCGGCTCCGCCTCGGTGGTCCTCACCGGCGGCCGCAACGGCAACGGCCTGCTCGCGGCCCTCGGTTCGACGCCCGCCAGGGACGCGATCGACTGGTCGCGGCTCGACCTCTGGTGGGGCGACGAGCGCTACCTGCCCGAGGGAGACCCCGAGCGGAACGTCACCCAGGCCCGGGAGGCACTGCTCGACCGGGTGCCGCTCGATCCGGCCCGGGTGCACGCCATGCCGGCCTCGGACGGCCCGTACGGCGCCGATGTCGACGCCGCCGCCGCCTCGTACGCGGCGGAGCTGGCCGCCGCCGGGGACGGCGCGGTGCCGGCCTTCGACGTCCTGATGCTGGGCGTCGGCCCGGACACCCATGTGGCCTCGCTCTTCCCGGAGCTGCCCGCGGTCCGCGAGACCGAGCGGACGGTGGTCGGCGTGCACGGCGCGCCCAAGCCGCCGCCGGTCCGGATCTCACTGACCCTTCCGGCGATCCGGTCGGCCAAGGAGGTCTGGCTGCTCGCGGCCGGTGAGGACAAGGCGAAGGCCGCGGCGATCGCGCTGTCGGGCGCGGGCGAGGTACAGGCCCCGGCGGCGGGCGCCTACGGCCGCTCGCGCACGCTGTGGCTGCTCGACGCGGCTGCGGCCTCGGAGCTGCCGCGGAGTCTGTACCCGCCGGCGTCGGCCTGA